From a single Nymphaea colorata isolate Beijing-Zhang1983 chromosome 4, ASM883128v2, whole genome shotgun sequence genomic region:
- the LOC116252976 gene encoding uncharacterized protein LOC116252976 translates to MEGESDSDAPEEFTSRQGLEKEEEIRKIIRENKARVAHEAKERRRRRAQKKSQPSSNLKVRSVVKETELPDEPEAQPQPQHMSGMLPESIVNLLAAREKLVFPEVAEVKDDDSMPQKKKKKKSGSKGLEPVILKDLPGPQCAQNSMEFLKKRKLAVSRSASSLRNPEQAFRYLAKSGMLGSS, encoded by the exons ATGGAAGGAGAATCTGATTCCGATGCTCCGGAGGAGTTCACGTCTCGCcag GGAttagagaaagaggaagagatcAGGAAGATTATAAGAGAAAACAAAGCCAG GGTTGCTCATGAGGCAAAAGAACGGCGAAGGCGACGGGCACAGAAGAAATCACAACCTTCTTCAAATTTGAAAGTGAGGTCAGTTGTGAAGGAGACAGAACTACCAGATGAGCCAGAGGCACAGCCACAACCACAACATATGAGTGGAATGCTTCCAGAAAGTATTGTTAATCTCCTGGCTGCACGTGAAAA ACTAGTTTTCCCAGAAGTTGCTGAAGTTAAGGACGATGACAGCATGCcccagaagaagaaaaaaaagaaatctggAAGCAAGGG ACTCGAGCCTGTAATTCTGAAGGACCTTCCTGGACCTCAATGTGCCCAGAATTCCATGGAGTTcttgaaaaagagaaagttggcTGTTTCCAGGTCAGCTTCATCCCTGAGAAACCCGGAACAAGCATTTCGGTATCTTGCTAAGAGTGGCATGCTTGGGAGTTCCTAA